A region from the Halobacillus mangrovi genome encodes:
- a CDS encoding glycoside hydrolase family 31 protein → MEKNHRTKKISKGLATMTVATTLLLPSVIPESSVLAVADTYPEKELDKAAAMQQKLMVQSVEAVNNGVKLVLSDNYKAHIKLKTEDVAKISILKQGEEEKQTAAITETNWDTPSFEMEETEDTISISTDEITVKINKQPFGIKFLDSEGNIINQDNMDYGAGYEDGKPYVFKDTTNDEAFYGFGEQAGDFNRRGDSMGMWNNDAYNYNKDTKYLYTTIPFFIGLKDEKAYGIFFDNSNRSYYEMASESDDYYYFYANDGQLSYYFAYGPDIQDVLTRYSQLTGTMQRPPKWAIGLHQSKWGYETADEIKGIVEKYREKDIPLDGVHLDIDHMDGYRNFTWGEDFTEDPAAFNQWLEDKGVSSVAVSDPGIKVDEGYYMYDEGTANDYWATNPDGSPYIGEVWPGDSVFPDFAEENVRDWWAESHRTIFDAGVDGIWNDMNEPAVFDTPTKTQPLDVKYGDMLHSEFHNMFAHYEAMSSDKAFDILKPNKRPFVLTRDMYAGSQRYSTLWTGDNESSWESMRLAIPMNNNVSLSGVPFVGNDIGGFAKRPTPELFARWIEFGVFIPFSRIHADNGSTVAFDPDAKDIPGQEPWQYGEEVEEISKKYIEQRYKLMPYLYNAFIEASENGTPVQQPLVYQFQEDENTYDINQQFMFGSSLLVAPVVEEGATSRDVYLPEGETWVDYWTGEEHEGGQTINREADLSTLPLYVKKGDIIPHRNVQKHTGEKPLENLILDTYLEDKSSYTFIEDDGETEDYKNGEFNETTFNLKRKGKHVEFTSKQKVSNYDSSLETYTLKLNNENMPRKVQAASTKYKAVDSPEEVKQNENTYYYDEENETTYVNIPVNETKKVKIFFHSDKKTEKAKGKAENNH, encoded by the coding sequence TTGGAGAAAAACCACAGGACGAAGAAGATCAGCAAAGGTTTAGCCACGATGACTGTAGCGACAACTCTGTTACTGCCGTCTGTCATCCCGGAATCTAGTGTATTGGCTGTAGCTGATACCTATCCGGAAAAAGAACTGGACAAAGCAGCTGCTATGCAGCAAAAGCTAATGGTACAGTCTGTCGAAGCTGTTAATAACGGAGTGAAGCTTGTACTATCTGATAACTACAAAGCTCACATTAAGTTAAAAACAGAAGATGTGGCGAAAATCTCGATTCTGAAGCAAGGAGAAGAAGAAAAACAAACGGCAGCCATTACGGAAACCAATTGGGATACTCCAAGCTTTGAAATGGAAGAAACTGAAGATACGATTTCCATTTCTACCGATGAGATCACAGTGAAGATTAACAAGCAGCCTTTTGGAATTAAGTTTTTAGACAGTGAAGGAAATATCATCAACCAGGACAATATGGATTATGGCGCTGGGTATGAAGACGGAAAGCCTTATGTATTTAAAGACACGACTAATGATGAAGCTTTTTATGGTTTCGGTGAACAGGCTGGTGATTTTAACCGCCGCGGTGACAGCATGGGTATGTGGAACAACGATGCTTATAATTACAACAAAGATACGAAATACCTTTACACCACGATACCATTTTTCATTGGGCTAAAAGATGAAAAAGCTTATGGTATCTTTTTTGATAACAGCAATCGTTCCTATTATGAAATGGCTAGTGAAAGTGACGATTACTATTACTTTTACGCAAATGATGGACAATTGAGCTATTATTTTGCTTACGGACCTGATATTCAAGATGTACTGACGCGTTATAGTCAATTGACTGGGACGATGCAGCGGCCTCCAAAATGGGCGATCGGACTACACCAAAGTAAGTGGGGTTACGAAACAGCTGATGAAATTAAAGGGATTGTAGAAAAATATCGTGAGAAAGATATTCCTCTTGATGGTGTTCACCTGGACATTGATCACATGGATGGTTACCGAAACTTCACATGGGGTGAAGACTTTACAGAAGATCCTGCTGCCTTTAATCAATGGCTGGAAGATAAAGGTGTAAGTTCTGTGGCAGTAAGTGACCCAGGAATTAAAGTAGATGAAGGCTACTACATGTACGATGAAGGAACCGCCAATGACTATTGGGCTACTAATCCTGACGGCAGTCCTTATATTGGAGAAGTGTGGCCTGGAGATTCTGTCTTCCCTGACTTTGCAGAAGAAAATGTTCGTGACTGGTGGGCGGAAAGCCACCGTACGATTTTTGATGCCGGAGTAGATGGGATATGGAATGATATGAACGAACCTGCAGTTTTTGATACCCCTACCAAGACTCAACCTCTTGATGTTAAATACGGAGACATGTTGCACTCCGAATTTCACAACATGTTTGCTCATTATGAAGCAATGTCCTCTGACAAAGCCTTTGATATCTTAAAACCTAACAAGCGTCCATTTGTACTTACCAGAGACATGTACGCAGGCTCCCAACGTTACAGCACACTTTGGACAGGTGATAACGAAAGTTCATGGGAGTCCATGCGTTTAGCTATCCCAATGAATAACAATGTCAGTTTATCCGGTGTACCATTTGTAGGTAATGACATTGGAGGATTCGCCAAGCGTCCAACTCCAGAACTATTTGCACGTTGGATCGAATTCGGCGTATTCATTCCTTTCTCTCGTATACATGCAGATAACGGAAGTACCGTAGCGTTTGATCCAGATGCAAAAGATATTCCCGGGCAAGAACCATGGCAATATGGAGAAGAGGTTGAAGAAATCAGTAAGAAGTATATCGAACAGCGCTACAAGTTGATGCCTTACTTGTACAATGCCTTTATTGAGGCAAGTGAAAATGGCACTCCAGTTCAACAGCCGCTTGTTTACCAGTTCCAAGAGGATGAAAACACCTATGATATCAATCAACAATTCATGTTTGGCTCTTCTCTTCTTGTTGCTCCTGTGGTAGAAGAGGGAGCTACTTCCAGAGATGTTTATCTTCCAGAAGGTGAAACCTGGGTAGACTACTGGACTGGCGAAGAGCATGAAGGCGGTCAAACAATCAACAGAGAAGCTGACTTGAGTACGCTTCCGCTTTACGTCAAAAAAGGGGACATCATCCCTCACCGTAATGTCCAGAAACACACAGGTGAAAAACCATTAGAGAACTTGATCCTGGATACTTACTTGGAAGACAAGTCTTCTTACACGTTCATCGAAGACGATGGCGAGACAGAAGATTACAAGAACGGCGAATTCAATGAAACGACTTTTAACCTAAAACGTAAAGGGAAGCATGTAGAATTCACGTCTAAGCAGAAAGTCTCTAATTATGACTCTTCCCTTGAAACGTATACGCTAAAATTAAACAACGAAAACATGCCAAGAAAAGTCCAAGCAGCATCGACGAAGTATAAAGCAGTAGATTCTCCAGAAGAAGTGAAGCAAAACGAAAACACTTACTATTATGATGAAGAAAACGAGACGACTTATGTGAATATTCCTGTGAATGAAACGAAGAAAGTAAAAATCTTCTTCCACAGTGATAAGAAAACAGAAAAAGCAAAAGGTAAAGCCGAGAATAATCATTAA
- a CDS encoding TIM-barrel domain-containing protein has translation MHSRSLRNSLCVWSLFFILIFGITHVEARESPGTAKGSGPLYWISYEHQFTNNTYLPENRWKQNIDWMAENFQPYGYDMMSTDGWIEGSTKHTENGYIISHNDSWEHDWKYWADYIESKGMNLGIYYNPLWVTPAAVNNENATVIGRPDIMIKDIVTEGDRFNGGQDTSLYWVDVTKDGAKEFVQGYVNYFKEQGAKFLRVDFLSWYETGTDKSIGDVGIAHGRENYETALRWMEEAAGDDMTLSLVMPHLKNHAELELKYGDMIRIDEDVFHGGWDHISGRRQEWTDTWSQWANPFQGFTGFADVSGRNSMILDGDFLRMNTFTGEFEEEEKKTAVSLFTMAGSPIAIADQFDTIGEDAHFYQNSELIELNQQGLAGKPIFYNNDHYKFSSRDSERWLGQLPDGAWVVGLFNRSDVRKELSVDFSKELGLETEAYVRDLWAHEDIGYRYNHKASLTPHDTSMVKVVPRSANKKYETEVASYQQGAYFNNEQQGFNSFGYIENMDQPDASVTVAISVPTAGDYTLNFRYANGSDNPSTKTLVVNEQNQSVTFESTNDWDTWKGKQATFQLEEGENLVTVKNSAGDEGELHLDYIELLHPEVILTNGDFEMGDHTGWDVWNPDNAWTGVNTEDAHEGSKHYFYKSEPYQASIHQKLKGIENGEYKVSAWVKLQPYNDPTFESAGNIARMEVSEHGSDQINVDIKPEQPEFQWKEITQTFEVTSGQLDIGFYTVAPENTSFQIDDVKIEKVGDETSIKYLSNSGFEIGVEGWTSSALNRTSMEAENGSSFARLAGKSEVWQYVTLPEGDYTVRAKARKSETAKQAEIYVSYGGGKESEEISTSNWDSVGTTLISVEANEVVKVGASLEGENGSLLDIEKLEIVKADLQQPQVTTLPSLDTSSPYLEKDSEITFHMEDQSAVRLSFLKDGIARVWMEPTGTFSKKKSYVVDNEKAKALYRITDEKNYYKISTEELTVRAYKNPFRLAYYDRHNKTLLTQDQTDGGLGYDQYKGVYQIFELNADEHLYGLGMDRHTKELDKRGTTITMNNSMVDGLGGNTSDISGTFLTSTNGYGVYFDNTHQNAQFDLGKDNKSAYSFYAPNGEMVYYFMAGPDFPQVMDSFGELTGEPPLPPQWSLGYIQSRFGYKSWEEVNQIASTFRDKAIPMDGLILDVYWAKEDQYFDFTWSGAFSNPEDHLKQLADKGVKVTPIVDPYIESTANNYSEADDKGYFVQDTSNRTITYPAWYGGGGLVDFTNEEAAKWYTQQAKTLHDAGTKGWWIDLNEPEQQTDPIRDHFQGGRADEIRNVYALVESKAFYEGQRSYTDERVWSLARSGFSGISEYGTTLWSGDVNASWEALTHNLQLGLTASMSGMPYFTTDAGGFSGVPSSELYTRWMQSAAYMPIFRSHGADGEREPWAFGEEAETIVTEAIRQRYRLLPYIYSAVRDTSEKNLPIMRPLVFDYQTDPNVSNLKDQWMFGPSLLVAPVHKEGGRERNVYLPDGNWYEWNGKAVYGGGQTISYDVPLEKTPVFVKEGAIIPLGEDIQYVGEKPNKQISLRIYPYQSGDLSTYTLYEDDGSTYKYEEGALATTEITAEKQKDETLVTIGKRQGSYEGMVEKRTYTVELPFEEAPKWIKVNGRKLESVKEVNIAKNNSFLYDEKQKTIQIKTKAKSDGELTIRVKHKVTK, from the coding sequence ATGCACTCAAGAAGCCTGAGGAATTCATTGTGTGTTTGGTCTTTATTTTTCATTTTGATTTTTGGGATCACTCATGTGGAAGCACGGGAAAGCCCTGGGACGGCGAAAGGATCGGGCCCTCTTTATTGGATTTCTTACGAACATCAATTTACCAATAATACTTATTTACCCGAGAATCGATGGAAGCAGAATATTGATTGGATGGCCGAGAACTTTCAACCCTACGGGTATGACATGATGAGTACAGATGGATGGATCGAAGGCTCAACCAAACATACGGAAAATGGGTACATCATCTCTCACAACGATTCTTGGGAACATGACTGGAAATATTGGGCGGACTATATCGAGAGCAAAGGAATGAATCTGGGAATCTATTATAATCCTTTATGGGTGACGCCGGCAGCTGTGAATAATGAAAATGCGACGGTCATCGGGAGACCGGATATTATGATTAAAGACATTGTCACGGAAGGGGACCGTTTTAACGGGGGGCAAGACACCTCGTTATACTGGGTGGACGTTACAAAAGATGGGGCGAAAGAATTTGTGCAGGGCTATGTAAATTATTTTAAAGAGCAAGGCGCCAAATTCTTGCGAGTCGATTTTCTTTCCTGGTATGAAACGGGGACAGATAAAAGTATAGGAGATGTAGGAATTGCTCATGGGCGTGAAAACTATGAAACCGCCCTTAGATGGATGGAAGAAGCGGCAGGAGATGACATGACATTAAGTTTAGTTATGCCCCACTTGAAAAACCATGCGGAACTGGAACTCAAGTACGGAGATATGATTCGTATTGATGAAGATGTTTTCCATGGAGGATGGGATCACATCAGTGGGAGACGTCAGGAGTGGACGGATACATGGTCGCAATGGGCGAACCCATTCCAAGGCTTCACCGGATTTGCCGATGTGTCCGGACGTAACTCTATGATTCTCGATGGAGATTTTCTGCGTATGAATACATTCACAGGAGAGTTTGAAGAGGAAGAAAAGAAAACGGCTGTCTCCCTCTTCACAATGGCAGGTTCCCCGATTGCGATTGCCGATCAGTTCGACACCATTGGAGAAGATGCGCATTTCTATCAAAACTCAGAGCTTATTGAACTGAATCAGCAAGGATTAGCAGGGAAGCCGATTTTTTATAATAACGATCATTACAAGTTTAGTAGTCGTGATAGTGAACGCTGGCTTGGGCAGTTACCCGATGGGGCATGGGTGGTCGGCTTGTTTAACCGATCGGATGTAAGAAAAGAACTTTCCGTAGATTTTTCTAAGGAATTGGGTCTCGAGACAGAAGCGTATGTGAGAGACTTGTGGGCTCATGAAGATATTGGATATCGTTACAATCACAAAGCCTCTTTAACTCCACACGATACAAGCATGGTCAAGGTCGTACCTCGATCTGCGAATAAAAAATATGAAACTGAAGTAGCTTCCTATCAACAGGGTGCTTATTTCAATAACGAGCAACAAGGTTTTAATAGTTTTGGTTATATTGAAAACATGGACCAACCCGATGCTTCTGTAACCGTGGCTATTTCTGTTCCAACCGCTGGTGATTACACCTTGAACTTTCGTTATGCCAATGGATCAGATAATCCTTCTACAAAAACGTTAGTGGTCAATGAACAAAACCAGTCAGTAACGTTCGAATCGACAAATGACTGGGATACTTGGAAAGGCAAACAGGCCACTTTCCAATTGGAAGAAGGAGAAAACCTGGTTACTGTGAAGAATAGTGCAGGGGATGAGGGAGAACTGCACCTGGATTATATCGAGCTCCTCCATCCAGAAGTAATCCTGACTAACGGAGATTTTGAAATGGGAGACCATACTGGCTGGGATGTTTGGAACCCTGACAATGCCTGGACGGGGGTAAACACGGAAGACGCTCATGAGGGATCGAAGCATTATTTTTATAAGTCGGAACCTTACCAGGCCAGTATCCATCAGAAGCTGAAAGGGATTGAAAATGGAGAATATAAAGTAAGTGCCTGGGTGAAATTGCAGCCTTATAATGACCCGACATTCGAAAGTGCTGGCAACATCGCACGAATGGAAGTATCTGAGCATGGCAGTGACCAAATTAATGTAGATATAAAACCAGAACAACCTGAGTTTCAGTGGAAAGAAATCACTCAGACTTTTGAGGTCACGAGCGGTCAACTGGATATAGGATTCTACACGGTAGCACCTGAAAATACTTCTTTTCAAATCGATGATGTGAAGATAGAGAAAGTTGGAGATGAGACCTCGATAAAATATCTTTCCAATTCAGGTTTTGAAATAGGAGTAGAAGGTTGGACATCCTCTGCATTGAATCGTACTTCTATGGAAGCTGAAAATGGGTCATCATTTGCTCGGTTAGCCGGTAAATCTGAAGTGTGGCAGTACGTCACACTTCCTGAAGGAGACTATACGGTAAGAGCGAAGGCAAGAAAAAGCGAAACAGCAAAGCAAGCAGAAATCTATGTGTCTTACGGTGGTGGAAAGGAGTCTGAGGAGATATCAACTAGCAACTGGGATTCTGTGGGAACGACCCTTATCTCAGTTGAGGCGAATGAAGTGGTTAAAGTCGGCGCCTCTCTGGAAGGAGAGAACGGAAGCCTTCTTGATATTGAAAAGCTTGAAATAGTTAAAGCAGATCTACAGCAGCCGCAGGTTACTACTCTACCCTCACTGGATACTTCAAGCCCTTATTTAGAAAAGGATAGTGAAATCACCTTCCATATGGAAGACCAGTCAGCCGTAAGATTGTCTTTTTTAAAGGACGGAATCGCCCGTGTTTGGATGGAGCCGACAGGAACATTTTCTAAGAAAAAGTCTTATGTAGTGGATAATGAAAAAGCAAAGGCTCTGTATCGTATTACCGATGAAAAAAATTATTATAAAATTTCCACAGAAGAACTGACGGTAAGGGCTTATAAGAACCCTTTCCGTCTTGCCTACTATGACCGTCATAATAAAACCTTACTCACCCAAGATCAAACAGATGGAGGTCTTGGGTATGATCAGTATAAAGGCGTATATCAAATTTTTGAATTAAATGCTGATGAGCACCTTTATGGACTGGGAATGGATCGTCACACTAAAGAGCTCGATAAGCGAGGGACAACAATTACGATGAATAATTCCATGGTTGATGGTCTTGGAGGAAATACCTCTGATATTTCAGGAACTTTTTTGACCTCCACAAACGGTTATGGAGTGTATTTTGATAATACCCATCAGAACGCTCAATTTGATCTAGGAAAAGATAATAAGTCAGCCTATTCCTTCTATGCTCCAAACGGAGAAATGGTCTACTATTTCATGGCTGGACCAGATTTTCCTCAAGTGATGGACTCCTTTGGAGAGCTGACAGGAGAGCCTCCTTTACCTCCACAATGGTCGCTCGGCTATATTCAATCGAGATTCGGATATAAAAGCTGGGAGGAAGTGAATCAAATTGCAAGTACCTTTAGAGACAAAGCCATTCCTATGGATGGGCTGATTCTGGATGTTTACTGGGCGAAAGAGGATCAATATTTTGATTTTACTTGGTCGGGTGCTTTTTCGAATCCTGAAGATCACCTTAAGCAATTAGCTGATAAAGGTGTAAAAGTCACTCCTATTGTAGATCCTTACATTGAGTCAACTGCCAATAATTATAGTGAGGCTGATGATAAAGGCTACTTTGTTCAGGACACTTCAAATCGAACGATCACATACCCAGCCTGGTACGGAGGTGGCGGTCTCGTTGATTTTACCAATGAAGAAGCAGCAAAATGGTACACTCAACAAGCCAAAACTCTTCATGATGCCGGAACGAAGGGATGGTGGATCGATTTGAATGAACCAGAACAACAAACAGATCCTATCCGTGATCACTTTCAAGGAGGAAGAGCGGATGAAATTAGGAATGTCTATGCTTTAGTAGAATCTAAAGCCTTTTATGAAGGACAAAGATCTTACACTGATGAACGTGTGTGGTCTCTTGCGCGCTCCGGATTCTCGGGAATCAGCGAATATGGGACGACCTTATGGAGTGGTGATGTCAATGCTTCATGGGAGGCGCTGACTCACAACTTGCAGCTTGGACTTACAGCATCTATGTCAGGTATGCCTTATTTTACGACCGATGCAGGAGGATTTTCAGGGGTGCCTTCTTCTGAATTGTACACACGTTGGATGCAATCAGCGGCTTATATGCCAATCTTCCGTTCACATGGAGCAGATGGAGAACGTGAACCTTGGGCATTTGGAGAAGAAGCAGAAACCATTGTAACCGAGGCGATCAGACAGCGTTATCGTTTGCTTCCTTATATTTATTCGGCCGTCAGAGATACGTCCGAAAAAAATCTGCCAATAATGAGGCCGTTGGTTTTTGATTATCAAACAGACCCGAACGTTAGCAATCTTAAAGATCAGTGGATGTTCGGCCCTTCGCTGCTTGTCGCTCCTGTTCATAAAGAGGGAGGTAGAGAGCGTAACGTCTACCTTCCAGATGGAAATTGGTATGAATGGAATGGGAAAGCGGTGTATGGAGGGGGACAAACGATCAGCTACGACGTACCATTAGAAAAAACACCTGTGTTTGTTAAAGAAGGAGCGATCATTCCTCTGGGAGAAGATATTCAGTATGTAGGGGAAAAGCCAAATAAACAGATCAGCTTAAGAATTTACCCTTATCAGTCTGGTGATCTTTCTACGTATACCTTATATGAAGATGATGGGTCTACCTATAAGTATGAAGAGGGGGCATTGGCGACAACGGAAATTACAGCAGAGAAGCAGAAAGATGAGACGCTGGTGACCATTGGAAAAAGGCAAGGCTCCTATGAAGGAATGGTTGAAAAACGAACCTACACCGTCGAATTGCCATTCGAGGAGGCTCCGAAATGGATTAAAGTCAACGGAAGGAAGCTAGAATCAGTAAAAGAAGTCAATATAGCTAAGAACAATTCTTTCTTATATGACGAAAAACAAAAAACGATTCAGATAAAAACTAAAGCTAAGTCTGACGGTGAACTGACAATCAGAGTGAAACATAAGGTAACAAAATAA
- a CDS encoding ROK family transcriptional regulator — translation MRVGNKALIKELNRSHVVSTIRTHQPISRTEISKALNLGLSTVTYITEDLLSAGLVFEKGTANSTGGRKATLLSFNEDYGYAFGVKIEESQVIVASTNLNAHILCKHTLPFKRTTPPETLLHTIVHLIHRIIQETKIPASKMIGIGIAASGLINNKQGKVIRSTLLGWEQVEVRKKMWEAFNVPIFIDNNVNAYTKAEHKFGYGKELDDFLCISIGAGVGASLFLNGNVYAGHHGGAGEVGHMVIKQGGYRCHCGQKGCLEMHASERFLESEGRQIKHLYPESSLREANLGFKQVTSAARSGDPLAKHLLRKLGENLGIGVLNCINVFNPSAVIFIGEGLVAEDFFMTYTLDVASDNFFSKAGCEVTFQVSKLGDDAWVQGAALQAIDHWFEHPINEESRLLLS, via the coding sequence ATGCGAGTAGGAAATAAAGCACTGATAAAAGAATTGAATCGTTCTCACGTGGTTTCTACCATTCGTACCCACCAACCGATTAGTCGAACTGAGATATCCAAAGCACTGAATTTAGGTTTATCTACGGTGACTTATATTACAGAGGATCTGCTATCAGCCGGTTTGGTTTTCGAAAAAGGAACAGCGAATTCAACAGGGGGAAGGAAAGCGACTTTACTATCCTTCAACGAAGACTATGGATATGCTTTTGGGGTAAAAATTGAGGAATCCCAAGTCATTGTGGCTAGTACAAATCTTAATGCACATATTCTTTGTAAACACACGCTTCCTTTTAAAAGGACCACCCCACCAGAAACCTTGCTACATACCATCGTGCATCTTATTCATCGAATCATTCAAGAAACAAAAATTCCTGCAAGTAAAATGATTGGCATAGGGATTGCTGCATCAGGGTTAATTAATAACAAACAAGGAAAAGTTATTCGATCGACCTTACTTGGCTGGGAACAAGTAGAAGTTCGCAAAAAAATGTGGGAAGCGTTCAACGTGCCTATTTTTATCGACAATAATGTAAACGCTTACACAAAAGCTGAGCACAAATTTGGTTATGGAAAAGAATTAGATGATTTTTTGTGCATTTCGATAGGAGCGGGTGTAGGGGCCTCTCTTTTTTTGAATGGGAACGTATATGCTGGTCATCATGGCGGGGCTGGTGAAGTTGGCCATATGGTGATCAAGCAGGGTGGATACCGCTGTCATTGCGGCCAGAAAGGTTGTCTTGAAATGCACGCTTCTGAACGATTTCTAGAATCGGAAGGTAGGCAAATCAAACACCTTTATCCAGAAAGCTCCCTCCGTGAAGCGAATTTAGGTTTTAAACAAGTGACTTCAGCTGCACGTTCAGGAGATCCACTAGCTAAACATCTTTTAAGGAAGCTGGGGGAGAACCTCGGGATCGGGGTTTTAAACTGTATCAACGTATTTAACCCTTCTGCTGTCATATTCATTGGCGAAGGTTTAGTCGCAGAGGATTTCTTTATGACTTACACCCTTGACGTAGCATCGGATAACTTCTTTTCAAAAGCTGGATGTGAAGTCACATTCCAAGTCTCCAAGTTAGGAGATGACGCTTGGGTGCAAGGAGCAGCTTTACAAGCGATTGATCATTGGTTCGAGCACCCCATCAATGAGGAAAGTCGTTTACTTCTCTCATAA
- a CDS encoding carbonic anhydrase, whose product MSKATFATAINCMDGRVQLPVIHWMKENYQVEYIDMITEAGPNHFILNGTEEGLESMKSKVNISTEKHGSEVVAVVGHHDCAGNPIGKNEKVAQTKKSLEIIRSWEPSVTVIGLYVNESWEVEVISE is encoded by the coding sequence ATGTCAAAAGCAACATTTGCAACAGCAATCAACTGTATGGATGGGAGAGTCCAGCTTCCGGTCATTCATTGGATGAAAGAAAACTATCAGGTCGAGTACATAGACATGATTACAGAGGCTGGTCCGAACCATTTTATTTTAAACGGAACAGAAGAAGGACTTGAGTCTATGAAGTCAAAAGTTAACATTTCTACAGAAAAACACGGCTCAGAAGTCGTAGCTGTTGTCGGTCACCATGACTGTGCAGGAAATCCTATCGGCAAAAATGAAAAAGTTGCGCAAACGAAAAAATCATTAGAAATCATTCGTTCATGGGAGCCTTCTGTTACCGTCATCGGATTGTATGTGAATGAAAGCTGGGAAGTAGAAGTCATTTCTGAATAA
- a CDS encoding DNA-binding protein, with protein sequence MIGILTTTILSFILYFLLAIIAYMKNPMRRKLIMKNAIGLFIFGAIIMIVFVYIFLPTITLPNLLILNTIVAILLVPLIYAGARVPVNAKTSFRSWTGGIAVVVALAIIGVFLYSIVALGETYDSISKSEEEEARPLNEENTPISVAPESARNKVQKAMSVVPNTQFYDLGKLQAQRVGEEIVYIAPVEFTSFWRYIRGNETEGYFSIPATNVNAQPEFIESKMRYTNSSYFHHNVQRAVYGKHPNYIQSGEAQIEIDDEGKPWYIQTIYKPLFFSNRPDMNQIKVAVVDPVTGNVDTYDASEAPEFIEGSVSSELAALENEYFGKYVHGWLNSIFGKKDVKIPNESGTESSVTPIFSEEGEMYYFTDMASPKENIDSALGYTLIHARTGALTYYNGQKNNGIMDSKGAKQIVNKEFPEKNWTGSMPVLYNVDGHPTWIVNVLDPNGLFKQYAYIKASDSDFAVFGDTAKQTLNAYRLQLAQDPSTVEGSGGVELTEKSGVINRVLVTSTEARQSVQFLLQGETTIYTVNTSKAPLAIFLREGDKVEMQARIRDNETATVEEMQIEGIN encoded by the coding sequence ATGATTGGAATTTTAACTACAACGATCTTATCGTTTATTCTGTATTTTCTATTGGCTATCATCGCCTATATGAAAAATCCAATGAGGCGCAAACTGATCATGAAGAATGCGATTGGATTATTTATTTTCGGGGCCATTATCATGATCGTATTCGTCTACATTTTCCTGCCGACGATCACGCTCCCCAACTTATTGATCTTAAACACGATTGTGGCGATCCTCTTAGTACCACTCATCTACGCTGGAGCAAGAGTACCTGTCAATGCTAAAACGTCCTTCCGCTCATGGACGGGAGGCATCGCCGTTGTTGTAGCGCTTGCTATCATTGGTGTGTTTTTATACAGCATTGTTGCTCTTGGTGAAACCTATGATTCGATTTCAAAATCCGAAGAAGAGGAAGCCAGACCCCTAAATGAAGAAAACACACCGATTTCAGTGGCACCAGAATCGGCCAGGAATAAGGTGCAAAAAGCTATGAGTGTTGTGCCGAATACCCAGTTTTATGATTTAGGAAAACTACAGGCTCAGCGAGTTGGAGAAGAGATTGTCTATATCGCACCAGTTGAATTCACTAGCTTTTGGAGATATATCCGAGGAAATGAAACCGAAGGCTACTTCTCGATTCCGGCAACGAACGTGAATGCCCAGCCTGAGTTTATTGAAAGTAAAATGAGGTACACCAACTCAAGTTACTTCCACCATAATGTTCAACGTGCCGTTTATGGCAAGCACCCGAACTACATTCAAAGCGGGGAAGCCCAGATAGAAATCGACGATGAAGGGAAACCCTGGTACATCCAGACGATTTATAAGCCGCTGTTTTTCTCCAACCGTCCTGACATGAACCAAATTAAGGTGGCAGTCGTTGATCCAGTGACGGGGAATGTGGATACTTATGATGCCAGTGAAGCCCCTGAATTTATAGAAGGTTCAGTGAGCTCTGAGTTGGCTGCACTTGAAAATGAGTACTTTGGTAAATATGTTCATGGATGGCTGAATTCTATTTTTGGTAAGAAAGATGTGAAGATCCCGAATGAATCTGGTACAGAAAGCAGTGTAACTCCAATTTTCAGTGAGGAAGGCGAAATGTATTACTTTACAGACATGGCTTCTCCGAAGGAAAATATTGATTCGGCGCTCGGGTACACGTTAATCCATGCTAGAACAGGAGCGCTCACCTACTATAATGGTCAGAAGAACAATGGAATCATGGATAGTAAAGGAGCGAAACAAATCGTCAATAAAGAGTTTCCAGAAAAGAATTGGACTGGTTCAATGCCAGTATTGTATAACGTCGATGGTCATCCGACTTGGATTGTAAACGTTCTTGATCCTAATGGGTTATTTAAACAATATGCTTATATAAAAGCATCCGATTCAGATTTTGCCGTGTTCGGAGATACTGCGAAGCAAACCTTAAATGCCTACCGCTTGCAGCTTGCCCAGGACCCGAGCACTGTTGAAGGCAGCGGCGGGGTAGAGCTGACAGAGAAAAGCGGGGTTATCAATCGTGTGCTCGTCACTTCCACAGAGGCGCGGCAATCTGTCCAATTCTTATTACAAGGAGAAACGACGATTTACACGGTTAATACGAGTAAAGCACCTCTAGCTATTTTCTTAAGAGAAGGCGACAAAGTAGAGATGCAGGCGAGAATCCGCGATAACGAAACCGCTACTGTAGAAGAGATGCAAATTGAAGGAATTAATTAA